Proteins from one Oscillatoria sp. FACHB-1407 genomic window:
- a CDS encoding YggS family pyridoxal phosphate-dependent enzyme, with protein MSVPELKEAIGDRLDHIRQAVPESVRLIAVSKQVSVEAMRVAYEAGVRDFAESRIQEATVKQEQLQDLTDITWHFIGHLQSNKAAKAIAQFQWIHSVDNLKLAQRLDRLAAELNQSPQICLQVKIVPDANKSGWAVPALLADLPALDACQHLKIVGLMTIPPYGLAPSDTLSIFQRTHDLADQIRQQTWSNLQIDQLSMGMSDDYPLAIQAGSTMIRLGRILFGERS; from the coding sequence ATGAGTGTGCCTGAATTAAAGGAAGCTATTGGCGATCGCCTCGATCACATTCGTCAAGCGGTTCCTGAATCCGTTCGCTTAATCGCCGTTAGCAAGCAAGTCTCGGTTGAGGCGATGCGAGTAGCCTACGAGGCAGGAGTGCGAGACTTTGCAGAGAGCCGCATTCAAGAAGCAACGGTCAAGCAAGAGCAACTGCAAGACCTGACAGATATTACCTGGCATTTCATCGGACATCTGCAAAGCAACAAAGCCGCCAAGGCGATCGCTCAGTTTCAATGGATTCACTCGGTTGACAACTTGAAGCTAGCACAGCGACTCGATCGACTTGCAGCAGAGCTAAACCAATCCCCTCAGATCTGCCTGCAAGTCAAAATTGTGCCCGATGCCAACAAATCCGGGTGGGCTGTCCCAGCGTTATTAGCTGATCTGCCTGCTCTGGATGCTTGCCAGCATCTCAAGATTGTTGGGTTGATGACGATTCCTCCCTATGGATTAGCCCCTTCCGACACTCTGTCTATTTTTCAGCGAACCCATGATCTCGCGGATCAAATTCGGCAGCAAACCTGGTCAAATTTGCAGATTGATCAGCTTTCAATGGGAATGTCAGATGATTACCCGTTAGCTATTCAAGCCGGATCAACAATGATTCGGTTGGGACGCATCCTATTTGGTGAACGGTCGTGA
- a CDS encoding cell division protein SepF has protein sequence MNNIFSKLRDFVGLNDPSEYEYEYEEVDGQEYQNLYQEEHTQPVQEEEPRRRRMRERVLTTESGVTMNSGMSNVIGMPGAINGMSEVVVMEPRTFEEMPQAIRALRERKSVVLNLTIMDPDQAQRAVDFVAGGTYAIDGHQERIGESIFLFTPNCVQVSTQLGAMNEVPMQQQPPAARPSRPMAPTPAWTGDQARMA, from the coding sequence GTGAATAATATCTTCAGCAAGTTACGAGATTTTGTAGGGTTAAATGACCCTTCAGAATATGAATATGAGTATGAAGAAGTGGACGGGCAAGAATATCAAAACCTTTATCAGGAAGAGCATACTCAGCCCGTGCAAGAAGAAGAACCTCGTCGTCGCCGAATGCGGGAACGAGTCCTTACAACCGAATCAGGAGTTACTATGAACAGTGGTATGAGCAATGTCATTGGTATGCCTGGAGCAATCAATGGCATGTCTGAAGTGGTCGTGATGGAACCCCGCACCTTTGAGGAAATGCCTCAAGCTATTCGGGCATTGCGCGAGCGTAAGTCCGTTGTTTTGAATCTGACCATTATGGACCCTGATCAGGCGCAACGAGCTGTTGACTTTGTTGCAGGGGGCACCTACGCGATCGATGGTCATCAAGAAAGAATTGGGGAAAGCATCTTCTTATTTACACCTAACTGTGTTCAAGTCAGCACTCAACTGGGCGCGATGAATGAAGTGCCAATGCAGCAACAACCTCCAGCGGCGCGTCCTTCTCGACCCATGGCTCCGACCCCCGCATGGACAGGTGATCAGGCTCGGATGGCTTAA
- the proC gene encoding pyrroline-5-carboxylate reductase yields MLSTKFGVIGGGVMGEALLSRLVAQQIYAPGEVLVSDPQAQRRNWLAQQYGVQVTDDNHAIASTAEVVLLAIKPQVFDAVVSGLTPSNPGQLVVSILAGVPLSKLEAAFPGQPVIRAMPNTPATIGAGMTAIAPGQHVTADHIKTAETLFQAVGDVAQVPESLMDAVTGLSGSGPAYVAILIEALADGGVAAGLPRAIALQLAIQTVRGTAELVQQSDLHPAVLKDRVTSPGGTTIAGVTQLEEHGFRAGLIAAVKAAAQRSKELGS; encoded by the coding sequence CTGTTGTCAACAAAATTTGGTGTAATTGGTGGCGGGGTAATGGGAGAAGCTCTCTTATCCCGCCTCGTCGCGCAACAAATTTATGCACCGGGCGAGGTGCTCGTGAGCGACCCACAGGCACAACGACGGAACTGGTTGGCGCAACAGTACGGGGTGCAGGTTACAGACGATAATCACGCGATCGCATCAACCGCAGAGGTAGTGCTGCTGGCGATCAAACCACAGGTGTTTGATGCGGTGGTTTCTGGGCTAACTCCATCCAACCCAGGGCAACTGGTGGTGTCTATTCTGGCAGGAGTACCCCTCAGTAAGCTAGAGGCGGCTTTTCCGGGGCAACCTGTGATTCGAGCGATGCCCAATACCCCAGCCACTATAGGGGCAGGAATGACCGCGATCGCCCCAGGTCAACACGTTACCGCAGACCACATTAAGACAGCAGAAACGCTCTTTCAAGCCGTGGGAGACGTGGCGCAGGTGCCGGAGTCTTTGATGGATGCGGTGACAGGGTTATCGGGTTCGGGACCCGCCTATGTCGCGATCTTGATTGAGGCACTGGCAGATGGTGGCGTGGCAGCAGGTCTACCCAGGGCGATCGCCCTGCAACTGGCAATTCAGACGGTGCGGGGCACAGCGGAACTCGTTCAGCAATCCGACCTACACCCAGCCGTCTTAAAAGATCGGGTTACGAGTCCAGGGGGCACGACTATTGCAGGGGTCACGCAACTGGAAGAACATGGCTTTCGGGCAGGGTTGATTGCAGCGGTGAAAGCAGCAGCGCAACGCTCAAAGGAATTAGGGAGTTAA
- a CDS encoding M28 family peptidase gives MALRDNLHTHLTHLVRDRDPYLATEGHFYVQSYIQQQFEQWGEVTTHEFTRAGRVHRNWVLNLPGQAHQSRRSLPLILIGAHYDAVPGSPGADDNASGVAALLELARLFAAEPARHPIQLVAFDLEELGLIGSRAYAMQLKQQGQTLRLMLSLEMLGYRDRTPNSQCYPTGLRYFYPNRGDFIALVGNLPTIPDLLHLRRSLHRVGKVPCEWLPAGQRGVLVPETRQSDHAAFWDQGYRALMVTDTAFMRNPHYHKSSDRLETLDLDFIVGICEGLAHGLRSL, from the coding sequence ATGGCTCTGCGAGACAATCTGCACACTCACCTGACGCATCTGGTGCGCGATCGCGACCCCTATCTGGCAACGGAAGGGCACTTTTACGTGCAGAGCTATATTCAGCAACAATTTGAGCAGTGGGGCGAGGTAACAACGCATGAGTTTACACGGGCAGGGCGCGTGCATCGCAATTGGGTTTTGAACCTGCCAGGACAAGCGCATCAGAGCAGGCGATCGCTACCCCTGATTCTCATCGGCGCACATTACGATGCTGTTCCTGGCTCCCCCGGAGCCGATGATAATGCCAGTGGAGTCGCAGCACTGCTGGAACTGGCACGTTTGTTTGCAGCGGAGCCAGCCCGCCACCCGATTCAGCTTGTAGCGTTTGATTTGGAGGAACTCGGTTTGATTGGCAGTCGTGCCTATGCGATGCAGTTAAAGCAACAGGGGCAAACGTTGCGGCTCATGCTCTCACTGGAAATGTTGGGCTATCGCGATCGCACTCCCAATTCCCAATGCTACCCAACTGGATTGCGGTATTTCTATCCCAATCGCGGCGACTTTATTGCGCTGGTGGGCAACCTACCAACGATTCCCGATTTGCTACACCTGCGACGCAGTCTGCATCGAGTGGGAAAGGTGCCCTGCGAATGGTTACCCGCTGGACAGCGAGGGGTTCTGGTTCCTGAAACTCGCCAGAGCGACCACGCCGCTTTTTGGGATCAGGGCTATCGAGCGTTGATGGTGACGGATACTGCCTTTATGCGAAACCCTCACTATCACAAAAGCAGCGATCGCCTGGAAACCCTCGACCTCGACTTTATAGTGGGTATTTGTGAGGGATTAGCCCATGGACTGCGATCGCTATAG
- a CDS encoding chromophore lyase CpcT/CpeT, whose amino-acid sequence MADSPLLITLAQWLAGEFDNQLQARERPVWFVHLRMWQRPLAQRIQGKLALFAEQANVLSLDRPYRQRVLTLQETSDGLQGQYWALKEPGRFQGAGANVDLLKQLSHEDLESLPGCVLRVRQEGHRFAAQPPADARCYFQYEGQTRQVVLGFQVSAEQFWSYDKGVDPETGQGLWGALIGPYEYHKCQSFAAELPI is encoded by the coding sequence ATGGCTGATTCCCCACTGCTGATTACCCTGGCACAATGGCTCGCCGGAGAGTTTGACAATCAACTCCAGGCGCGAGAGCGACCCGTCTGGTTTGTGCATCTGAGAATGTGGCAACGTCCCCTAGCGCAACGCATCCAAGGGAAGCTGGCTTTGTTTGCCGAACAAGCCAATGTCCTCTCCCTCGATCGCCCCTATCGGCAGCGAGTGCTGACATTGCAAGAGACATCCGACGGTCTACAAGGGCAATATTGGGCACTCAAAGAACCGGGTCGCTTTCAAGGAGCCGGAGCTAATGTAGACCTGCTCAAACAGTTAAGTCATGAAGATTTGGAGAGCCTACCCGGATGTGTACTGAGGGTTCGGCAAGAGGGTCATCGCTTTGCAGCCCAACCTCCCGCCGATGCGCGTTGCTACTTTCAATATGAAGGACAAACTCGGCAAGTGGTTTTGGGGTTTCAGGTCAGTGCTGAGCAGTTTTGGAGCTATGACAAGGGAGTTGATCCAGAGACAGGGCAGGGACTCTGGGGAGCCTTGATAGGACCGTATGAGTATCACAAATGTCAGAGTTTTGCAGCGGAATTGCCGATTTAG